A region of the Silene latifolia isolate original U9 population chromosome 9, ASM4854445v1, whole genome shotgun sequence genome:
CATGTACGATGACATTGCTTACAACGAGGAGAACCCAAGACCCGGAGTCATCATTAACAATCCATTGGGAAGTGACGTCTATGCAGGAGTTCCCAAGGTCAGTTTAATTAATAATCGTATCACCCCTTTCTTTGTATTGTCTTCTCTATATTGTGATCAATAATACTTCTGGTCGACTTGTTGCGTATGGCAGGATTATACCGGAGAAGATGTCACTGTTGATAACTTTTTTGCGGTCTTACTAGGAAATAAAACAGCTACAACTGGCGGTAGTGGCAAGGTTGTTGACAGCGGTCCTAACGATCATGTATTCATTTTTTACTCTGATCATGGTGGTCCTGGTGTGATCGGTTAGTTTCTTGATCCTTAACCAGTTAAGTTATTGTGGATGATAGTCGTGACCTGGGTGGGTTTCGATCTTGAAAGCTTTCCCCGTGTGTCTCCTTTTCCACCCAGAAAGAGAATCTTGCTATTGCACATGTATATATGTGGGATGTGTACATCtcatagatttctgtaaatcaaAGGATATTTCTTACGTGCAAATTCAATTCATCTAGAAAcactcaattcagttcagtttaatTTAAATATGTAGGACTTCCCAACAATGTGTCTCGATGAATTCTTCTTTTAATTTTAATCGTGTCTAAATCGCTCTGAAACGTTCGTGTTTCATCAGGTATGCCTACTTATCCATACCTTTATGCTGATGATCTGATAGACACCCTGAAGAAGAAACATGCTTTAGGAGCTTACAAGAGCTTGGTAAGAATCCTTAAACCACCTACCAAGAAAACTTGGTAAGACGTCCTTATCTAACATGATCTGTAACTCTGTCACTTCAGGTGTTCTATTTGGAATCCTGCGAATCTGGCAGCATGTTTGAGGGCATTCTACCTGATGGTCTTAACATCTACGCCACCACTGCTTCAAACGCTTGGGAAAGTAGTTGGGGAACCTACTGTCCTGGCGAGGATCACGTCCCTCCAGAGTATGACActtgtttgggtgatttgtataGTGTTTCTTGGATGGAAGACAGGTATATACAAGAAACGCTTTTGTTACTCCATTACCCATTCTTCTTTGAATATCATTGTGTTACCTATCATTATAGTAAATGGCGTCGTTATTAAAATGTTCACTTGATAGTTGGTAAGTAGACTTGCCAAAAACTAACCTCGGACTAATTACAGTGAAAAACGCAACTTGGAAGCAGAAACCTTGAAGCAGCAGTATGAGCTGGTAAGTATGACGTAATATGATATGGATTTGCAATGACTTATGATGGGTTAAATTATGGATTTTACTCATTGACAGAGGTGGTTGTTATATCATGGTGCCTCAGGTAAAGAAAAGAACAGGATCAGACGTGTTCTATGGATCAAATGTAATGCAGTATGGTGATGTGGATCTAAACAAAGAAAAGGTTTATGTATTTATGGGCACAAACCCTGCTAATGATAACATTACCCGAGTTGATGATAACTCCCTTCATTCTAGTTCTTCTGTAGCTGTTAACCAACGTGATGCCGATCTCCTCCATTTCTGGCATAAGGTTCGCTATTCTTTATTTGTACATTGTCTTGTTTCAAATCAGCAAAAGTTTATTATTTTTATGTTAGAAATAGTATGGAAACAAGAGTGCCGACAATTCCATTATAAGTCATCTAAAAACAGGCCTTTGTGTTTTCAACACATGGGTAATGCTATCCGGATAGTCTGGTTTTCCAGGAGTTTAGAATTCGGCAATTTGGGGTTATGAATATAATGTATACTAAATACTAGGCCGAGTTTTTGTTGTGGACTTATCAGTAAAAATAGGTCTTCTATGTTTTCAACATCTGACACTACTAACCCTAGACTCGAGATCTTTGAGCACTTGGAAATATTGTTGTTTGCTTGATAAATCTTCTTCTAACATTCACACAGCAATATTCTGATGAATACCTGCTTTTCAAATTCTTTTGTTATAGCTCCGCAAGGCTCCTGAAGGCTCTCCAAGAAAGGTTGAAGCTCAGAAGAAGTTTGCAGAGGCAATATCGCACAGAGTTCACTTAGATGACAGCATTGAACTGATTGCCAAACTCCTTTTTGGAATCGAAAAGGGTTCAGAAATGCTGCAGATTATTCGACCTGCAGGAGAACCTCTTGTTGATGACTGGAAACGCCTCAAAGCACTTGTATGTCTTTTATATTTGTCTCCAAATTTTAACCttcgattttattttatttttgctgTGAAATGAGCCATAAGGGCTGTTCGACACTGATGAGTTTAATGGCAGTCAACAAACAAATTTATTTCCAACAGCTAGACAGTCATTCTATAGGAGAATGAAAATAAAAGTTCACTTCACGGAAGTAACACATTTAAAGTTTACTAGTAATATGCTTCACTGGCAAGGCAGCCATTACTTGTAGTTTCTGTAAGAATTTTAGTAGTGCCATCTCCCATTTCATGGCATTGAACTTTCTCTGTTTATTCTTTGTTCAACTCTTTAATCAGGTAAGAACATTTGAGGTACATTGCGGATCTCTATCACAATATGGAATGAAGCACATGAGGTCTTTTGCGAACATTTGCAATGCCGGGATAACACCAGAGCACATGGCCACAGCTTCAGAACAGGCTTGCCCCAGCATTCCAGCCAACCCTTGGAGCTATCTGCACAGGGGATTTAGTGCTTGATAACTCAGCCCTACATATAAGATTTAGCTCTTAAACTTTCAATCAGTATTCAGTATGCGATGCCTAATTACGATATTTTGTCGCCACTCTGTCTATATTTATCAGAGGTCCAGGTGCTTGTATATATGTTGTACGCTGCTTTTAATTGAATACTACCCACGTATAGGACACGGACAAAGGGTCGCTCTCTGTAAATTTGACACAACCTCATGCCAGAAATATGAATTATGTTTATATAGGAAGTCTATGTAATGGATGTATATATGTACAATTGCATCATATCATatcatcatatattatattaaaacaaTAACCGTCAGCCCCGTTGATCGGCACGTGTCACTACTCCTTCAAACGCCATGTGTCattctctatttttttttttaaaaaatatatataaatatatgctCGGACCGGTAAAAAATATCACGTCATTTCAGTCAATATAGTCCATGTTTATAGCAATTGATTCATTGACTTTCCGAATTTATGGATTTAGTGtaagtaattaactaattaattgatAATTGATTGGTTATGCAATAATTATAATTTTGGCAAACTGATTTAGATACCATTTTGAATTCAAAAGTGATATGCTTTCCGTTTTCAATGGCATATCTTCTTGAATATTTACTTTAAAAAGTCAAACAATGATATCTCCTTAAATATTTAATCATCTCCTTAAATGATTCATTGAAGATATTTCCCCCTTAATTTCGTGGAATCAATTAATTTTATGGTAATTATATAGTGTATATTTAATAAAGTTTCCCTAAAAAATTAGTTGTTTCGGGAAGAAAAAAATTGTCATATATGTGATCTAACACAAAACTATGAGAAGAAATTTATCAATGCCTAATACCTTTGCAATTGTTGATATAAATCACAATTCAAAGTTCAATCTATTCCTGAACTATGTCAATGAGCATATATTTGGAATAAATAATATGCATTAAAGTCTCCATACCAACTTTTAGATCATTGACTCAAGTTGTGCAGGTTATTTCATATTCATAacttaattttcttgatttataGAAATATATTTGCTATATAATCCGTATATAGGATGGAATTATATAAGCACAATGTATATAAGATGGATTATGAAAAAACTTCTCAATTTGTTTAATGGAAGCCTTTGTGAGCCTAAAGGTACGTAAATGATCCACTTAATTACTAGCATCATCGAATTTGTTACGTTAAATGGAAGTTAcatgaattttctgtatatattaCTCATATTACCCTATTAGTCATTTGTTATCTGATATTTCTAACATAAATTTTTTGTATATATGTCATTTGTTCTCTTATATTTAAGCACATTGTATAAGTTCTACTGCAGTTTGTGAATTCACGTCTTCAGGTCGTCTTAAAAGGATTTCTGTTCACTAGAAATATTGCATATTTTTATTGATCCCTCTCTGGGAtatctttttctttgatttggacTATTATATGAATTTTGTCCTATGTATTATTGATGATTTTATAGATAGATGAAGgaattgcatacataaaaataCCTTAATTACATTATCTATTATTACAAGGGAAGGTATAATTCATGTAAttgttggtgatttaagtgaaTCACCGGTTTTATTTAAGTGTAGTCGGGATTTGGTCAAAGTTAAGTAGACTCGTATCGCTATATTGTGGGTAAGGGAGTGTGGAGTACACGCTCACATAAGCGACTCTCGAGTTTTTGTGGCTTTTGGATAAGTTATATTCATACTTGTCCCAAAAGGTACCTCTTGGAAATAACCGATTATTTCCTTTAGGGTTGCATACAGAACATCTATAAATACATGTTGATGGATGCTTGAAAGAGAAGAGAAAATGCATAAACTTTTCGACTTTGAAAgaacaaacaaattacaaaacttCATTTGTATTCTCCCGATTCTATTTGCCTAGAACGAGAGGGAATCGATAGTCTTATCCTACAAGAGATTTTGTGCAACCCAAGGCAAATGTAAGGGTCGAAATACTCTTTAAGGAAAACGATTCGTGATTCTATCGTTATCGAATCGTTTTCCAAGTTTATCATTTGCTATTGGCGGTCGACGGAGTGTCAACCATCCTGAATATATCCAACATTAATATATTGTACTAACTAACTAATAGATAGTACTCGGGAGCAACATTTTTTGGCATAGGAAATGAGTTACGGATGAAATCAGCTTTTGTGTGGTCGGATGTTGAGGGTAGGAGTGGCTTTGAAAGCCATTATCAACATTTGAAACTAAatttaaatacttaaataaattataaaaacttGATGTACGATTTAAGAAAACTTCTACTAATTACTTCAAATGAATTTTATATAAATTTAATATACTCCTAAGGATATAGCGACTGAGCGCTCTCACAttcatttattgtttttattacatTATCGATACAAAATTCGAGATATTATAATACTCCCTTTGTCCCAATGATTTTTGCTTTATTTTaataaaagacaaacaaatgattgagacagagGAAGTATTATATTAAAGGAGGCCATTAGATCATCGAATTTACCTTaacatatgtttttttttttttgtattttcatTATTTATGTTTGTACACAGAGGCAAGGAGCTAAGGGAAGGGAAAAGGCTCAAGGCTGAAGGCAAATTTTAATGGAGATGGGTTGATGGGGGTAGCAACGGCGGAGACAGAGAGATATGAAGTGATGATAGTAGGAGCGTAagagaatggtttagaaaaggtACAAGCGGGGGTGAGAAATGAACTTATGCAACGAGTGGTAACGAAATTGGAAACTGTAAAGAGTAACAAAAAAGTTTAGATTTTCTTATACAAATGCTACTTAAATTAATGTTAATGCCGATTAgtaaataccaattaaaaataaTTTATGACACTTTTCTTTTAGGAAATATTCATTGGAGCTACTATGTACTTCTATAAAGAACTCAAATGTACATATTTACCGCGGTTTAACAAATTTTACTAATATTGAATTAATTTTGGCAAAATTAAATTCTAACGTCTATACATAAAAAAGACTTTTCAAAAGTATATGGGTATCTAACTTCTCAAAAAAagattttacaaaaaaaattcatgtttttCTGTCCACCTTTCAAATTTCAAGGAAGTCGAAAGACAAAAAAATGGAATAAAAAGTTTGAATAAAATTGAGAAATATAATTTTTTCAAAAGTATATAGGTTAAACAAAATTAAATTGTTCTAAAACTTTCCTATAAATTTTTTAATCCGTAATAACTAATTTTTATCAAATCTCTCCAAAAAATAGGTGTAAGGTTTACTTTTACTAATAATAATTTTCAttaccacccgtgcagtgcacgacTTTAAAGAGTAGTTTATACAAAAGTAATGTCATGAACTAAAAACATCCCTACCACAAAAAAAGTTCGTTATTTCCGCTCAAAAAACTCTCTCCAAAAAAACCCTAGCCACCATCATATTATGCAGGGGGCTCCCATCGATCGATGGTAAGCCTCAAAATTGTTTTAAATTTCAATCAATAGTATGCATATCTATCttttattcaataaaagtctcccttttggtgagaaccgtttttccgtcccttatttcggggtttttccatttaTTCATGGGGTTAGCTTCATCAGTAATATGGTCAAGAGTAGTTCGTTGATGGTTTGCAGTGTGTTCTTTCAAAGGGTAAAAGTGATTTGTCAACGATTTTTGGAACCAGTcagaggtaaattttatctcataaatcaaacgAAAGATCCCttcaaaagctacatgaagatagcgataataggacgagccgaattgtcagatgCTGTTTTGAGATCCCTTGTTTATAAAAAAcaaattatttttctttggtttccattagatttttttcgattataattattctttgtaagtgccgtatggcgttctattaatgaattgttcATTTCGCTCAAAAAAAAATAGTAATGTTATGAACACTTGATCATGGAAAGAACTCTTCGTTATTCAGTGAGATCATGAAATTATGAGATTAGTACTCATTTAAACAAAGGTTAGTTTCGAATATCTCTTTTAACTTTAACTTGACTTGTCGGGATTTATATACTTCATCTATCTCggattagggaagaagaaatTTGACTAAACAAAGTTAAAAGTAAGGAGACGTTTGGTTAAGAGTAAGAGAATACAATTAAGAAACGGAAAAAGGGGGAAGGGAATAAGATTACTCcaaatttacctttttgtataGTTATTCCATCAAAAGAAATAATGTTACTCATAACTACCCTTTTCATCCCTTGTCACCCACAAACAACCAAGACCACATCTCTCACCCACCCACCCGCTCCTCGCCCTTAACTGCTACAAACGTTTACGACACTGCAACCATCTTCGATGTCCTACTCCATGGCTCGGTGATTGACCCCGCCTCCACTTCGAAACCCCTAGAACCACAAAAACCACCGCAATTCT
Encoded here:
- the LOC141600182 gene encoding vacuolar-processing enzyme-like, encoding MNVVNNTTLNFCTHSSFSLILSMMIRIRYTAGAPVILLLLLSSLVNSRHIIGDDLIKLPSDHNSILEIAFPKSNDVDDDIIGTKWAILIAGSNGYWNYRHQADVCHAYQLLKKGGLKDENIIVFMYDDIAYNEENPRPGVIINNPLGSDVYAGVPKDYTGEDVTVDNFFAVLLGNKTATTGGSGKVVDSGPNDHVFIFYSDHGGPGVIGMPTYPYLYADDLIDTLKKKHALGAYKSLVFYLESCESGSMFEGILPDGLNIYATTASNAWESSWGTYCPGEDHVPPEYDTCLGDLYSVSWMEDSEKRNLEAETLKQQYELVKKRTGSDVFYGSNVMQYGDVDLNKEKVYVFMGTNPANDNITRVDDNSLHSSSSVAVNQRDADLLHFWHKLRKAPEGSPRKVEAQKKFAEAISHRVHLDDSIELIAKLLFGIEKGSEMLQIIRPAGEPLVDDWKRLKALVRTFEVHCGSLSQYGMKHMRSFANICNAGITPEHMATASEQACPSIPANPWSYLHRGFSA